A genomic stretch from Desulfolutivibrio sulfodismutans DSM 3696 includes:
- a CDS encoding helix-turn-helix domain-containing protein → MPDNRLYSIAAVARQLDVPESTLHYWKNRFRDHLPCLGEGRGRRFRPEALEIFRAIAEGLGRGMSVDEVKADLADRFPVNVSPIRSPAKPRTVPVAAVAPGPGLEEVAAVFGREMAKVLSTFLRERPTPETALPEGGGPEVAGEIETLREKNQALEAKLGVLESELMRLRKDGRELEKYLVDKIKAALSTKA, encoded by the coding sequence GTGCCGGACAATCGCCTCTATTCCATTGCGGCCGTGGCCCGCCAGCTGGATGTCCCGGAATCCACCCTGCATTATTGGAAAAACCGCTTCCGCGACCATCTGCCGTGCCTTGGCGAGGGCCGGGGGCGACGCTTTCGGCCCGAGGCTCTGGAGATCTTCCGGGCCATTGCCGAGGGCCTGGGGCGGGGCATGTCCGTGGATGAGGTCAAGGCGGACCTGGCCGACCGTTTCCCGGTCAATGTCTCCCCGATCCGTTCCCCGGCCAAGCCCAGGACCGTGCCCGTGGCCGCAGTCGCCCCGGGGCCCGGCCTGGAGGAGGTGGCGGCGGTGTTCGGGCGGGAGATGGCCAAGGTGTTGTCGACCTTTCTGCGGGAGCGTCCGACCCCGGAGACGGCCCTTCCAGAGGGCGGCGGGCCGGAGGTGGCGGGCGAGATCGAGACTTTGCGGGAAAAAAACCAAGCCCTGGAGGCAAAGCTTGGCGTGCTCGAATCCGAGCTCATGCGCCTGCGCAAGGACGGCCGGGAGCTTGAAAAATATCTGGTGGACAAAATCAAGGCCGCGCTTTCGACCAAGGCCTGA
- a CDS encoding sensor domain-containing diguanylate cyclase → MIESSLFESHFDLIPFGIYAVDVTTYEIIFSNKHFRELFGDHVGKPCHKTLYDLDKPCSYCRIRELITKDGLPNGKTLVFEHFNDAADGWFQLQERAMSWPDGRVVKYSIAVDISELKETQNRLAEAHAQLALKNKELGRLSSTDPLTGLANRLNLDRVLTEEAARRDRHGRAFSVIISDIDHFKLINDQHGHAVGDEALQAVAGVLSAGVRGTDVVGRFGGEEFLVVCPETGLAGAGKLAEKLRRAVVAREYAAGSKLTMSFGVAESQPGELPSRLVSRADAALYRAKTLGRDRVCLAEESG, encoded by the coding sequence ATGATCGAGAGCAGCCTGTTCGAGTCCCATTTCGACCTCATTCCGTTCGGCATCTATGCCGTGGATGTGACCACCTACGAGATTATTTTCAGCAACAAGCATTTTCGGGAGCTTTTCGGCGACCATGTGGGCAAACCCTGCCACAAGACCCTCTACGACCTGGACAAGCCCTGCTCCTATTGCCGCATCCGGGAGCTGATCACCAAAGACGGCCTGCCCAACGGCAAGACCCTGGTTTTTGAGCATTTCAACGACGCCGCCGACGGCTGGTTCCAGCTCCAGGAAAGGGCCATGAGCTGGCCCGACGGGAGGGTGGTCAAGTATTCCATCGCCGTGGACATCTCCGAACTCAAGGAGACCCAGAACCGGCTGGCCGAGGCCCATGCCCAACTGGCCCTCAAAAATAAGGAGCTGGGCCGTCTTTCGTCCACCGATCCCCTGACGGGTCTGGCCAACCGGCTGAACCTGGACCGCGTTTTGACCGAGGAGGCCGCGCGCCGGGATCGGCATGGCCGGGCCTTTTCGGTCATCATCAGCGACATCGACCATTTCAAGCTCATTAATGATCAGCACGGCCACGCCGTGGGCGACGAAGCGCTTCAGGCCGTGGCCGGGGTGCTGTCCGCAGGGGTGCGGGGCACGGATGTGGTGGGGCGGTTTGGCGGGGAGGAGTTTTTGGTGGTGTGTCCGGAAACGGGTCTGGCCGGGGCCGGAAAGCTGGCCGAAAAGTTGCGCCGGGCGGTGGTTGCGCGGGAGTACGCCGCTGGCTCGAAGCTGACCATGAGCTTCGGGGTGGCGGAATCGCAACCCGGCGAGCTGCCCTCGCGCTTGGTGAGCCGGGCCGACGCGGCCCTGTACCGGGCCAAGACCCTGGGCCGGGACCGGGTGTGCCTGGCGGAGGAAAGCGGCTAA
- a CDS encoding PAS domain-containing sensor histidine kinase: MLESSLLETHFDVIPFGIYVVDVATLNLIFVNRHFRDRLGDLAGRRCHEAIYESPQPCLFCKIRNLVDRDGLPNGKTYIFEHFNDKDDRWYQLQEKSMSWPDGRVVKYSIAVDITELKEVQNRLAEAHAELALKNRELSRQNELLQENVRLREHVDRIARHDLKTPLNALIGIPPLLPDYGLNAEGVKLAHMMEEAGITMLNMINRTFDLYRLETGTYHLRPVEVNLVAVARKAAQDVAADVFFADRPVRVLFQGRPAADGDVLAVQGEELLCYSMLSNLVKNAVEASPPGQEITVSLDRVGDEAVVSIHNAGEVPEDIRGRFFQKYVTSGKRDGTGLGAYSAMLAVTAHGGRASLDASRPGFTTVTVCFPVPATAAASEGGEPPQ; the protein is encoded by the coding sequence ATGCTGGAAAGCAGCCTCCTGGAGACGCATTTCGACGTCATCCCCTTCGGCATCTACGTGGTGGACGTGGCCACTCTGAATCTGATCTTCGTCAACCGCCACTTCCGGGACCGGCTGGGCGACTTGGCCGGGCGCAGATGCCACGAAGCCATTTATGAGTCCCCCCAACCCTGCCTGTTCTGCAAGATACGCAATCTGGTGGATCGCGACGGCCTGCCCAACGGCAAGACCTATATCTTCGAGCATTTCAACGACAAGGACGACCGCTGGTACCAGCTCCAGGAGAAGTCCATGAGCTGGCCCGACGGGAGGGTGGTCAAGTATTCCATCGCCGTGGACATCACGGAGCTTAAAGAGGTGCAGAACCGGCTGGCCGAGGCCCATGCCGAGCTGGCCCTGAAAAATCGCGAGCTGTCGCGGCAAAACGAGCTGTTGCAGGAAAACGTGCGCCTTCGAGAGCATGTGGACCGCATTGCCCGCCACGACCTCAAGACCCCGCTCAACGCCCTGATCGGCATTCCGCCCCTTTTGCCGGACTACGGCCTCAACGCGGAAGGGGTGAAGTTGGCGCACATGATGGAGGAGGCCGGGATCACCATGCTCAACATGATCAACCGGACCTTCGACCTGTACCGCCTGGAGACCGGTACCTACCATCTGCGGCCGGTGGAGGTGAACCTGGTGGCCGTGGCCCGCAAGGCCGCCCAGGATGTGGCCGCCGATGTCTTTTTTGCGGATCGTCCGGTGCGGGTGCTCTTTCAGGGCAGGCCTGCGGCGGATGGCGATGTGCTGGCGGTCCAGGGCGAGGAGCTGTTGTGCTACAGCATGCTCTCCAACCTGGTGAAAAACGCCGTGGAGGCCTCGCCCCCCGGCCAGGAGATCACGGTGTCCCTCGACCGGGTGGGGGATGAGGCCGTGGTGTCCATCCACAACGCCGGAGAGGTGCCCGAGGACATCCGGGGACGCTTTTTCCAGAAATACGTCACCTCGGGCAAGCGCGACGGCACGGGCCTGGGGGCCTATTCGGCCATGCTTGCGGTCACGGCCCACGGCGGCCGGGCCTCCCTCGACGCCTCACGGCCCGGGTTCACCACGGTCACGGTCTGTTTTCCCGTACCCGCAACAGCCGCAGCCAGCGAAGGGGGTGAACCGCCGCAATGA
- the pyrF gene encoding orotidine-5'-phosphate decarboxylase yields MKKTIPLAQRIIVALDVPDAQAAISLAGRLGEKVDFYKVGLELFLAAGFAVPDRLAAMGRKVMLDLKFHDIPETVKRAVARLSDHDIALFTAHAAPGVIDAAAQTKGAARLLAVTVLTSHDPAQARNMLSGGEVVGVGSPEPGEDWVGNLVLTRARDALKSGADGVVCSGREAALLRRELGEDFLIVTPGIRPTGAKPDDQRRAVTAAEAIRAGADHLVVGRPITRAADPLAAAEAMLAEIAIAGGCVFEEAGAGGK; encoded by the coding sequence ATGAAAAAAACCATTCCCCTGGCCCAGCGGATCATTGTAGCCCTGGACGTTCCCGATGCGCAGGCGGCGATTTCCCTGGCCGGGCGGCTCGGCGAGAAGGTGGACTTCTACAAGGTGGGCCTGGAGCTTTTCCTGGCCGCCGGATTCGCCGTGCCGGACAGGCTGGCCGCCATGGGCCGCAAGGTCATGCTGGACCTCAAATTCCACGACATCCCGGAGACGGTGAAGCGCGCCGTGGCCAGGCTTAGCGACCACGATATCGCGCTTTTCACGGCCCATGCCGCCCCGGGGGTCATCGACGCGGCGGCCCAGACCAAAGGCGCGGCCCGGCTTTTGGCCGTGACCGTGCTCACCAGCCACGATCCGGCCCAGGCCCGCAACATGCTGTCCGGCGGCGAGGTGGTCGGCGTGGGCAGCCCGGAGCCGGGCGAGGACTGGGTGGGAAATCTGGTGCTGACCAGGGCCCGGGACGCCCTGAAAAGCGGCGCGGACGGCGTGGTGTGCTCGGGCCGCGAGGCGGCGCTTTTGCGGCGCGAGTTGGGCGAGGATTTTCTGATCGTCACCCCGGGCATCCGGCCGACCGGCGCCAAGCCGGACGACCAACGCCGGGCCGTGACCGCCGCAGAGGCCATCCGGGCCGGGGCGGACCATCTGGTTGTGGGGCGGCCCATCACCCGGGCGGCGGACCCCCTGGCTGCGGCCGAGGCCATGCTGGCCGAAATCGCCATCGCCGGGGGATGCGTCTTCGAAGAGGCCGGGGCGGGCGGAAAATAA
- a CDS encoding response regulator gives MRPLTIMVVDDSNLTIKKMVKMIEDLGHKVVHVASNGRQAAEDYPRVKPDLVTMDITMPDMDGIEATKRIMAVDDKAVIVMVTSHGQEQMVMDAIEAGAKGYVLKPVKMEKLAEHLEAVAGKYLE, from the coding sequence ATGAGACCGCTGACGATCATGGTGGTGGACGATTCCAATCTGACCATCAAAAAGATGGTCAAGATGATTGAGGATCTGGGGCACAAGGTGGTCCATGTGGCCTCAAACGGCCGCCAGGCCGCCGAGGACTATCCGCGCGTGAAGCCTGATCTGGTGACCATGGACATCACCATGCCGGACATGGACGGCATCGAGGCCACCAAGCGCATCATGGCCGTGGACGACAAGGCGGTCATCGTCATGGTCACCTCCCACGGCCAGGAGCAGATGGTCATGGACGCCATCGAGGCCGGGGCCAAGGGCTATGTCCTCAAACCCGTGAAGATGGAAAAACTGGCCGAGCACCTGGAGGCCGTGGCCGGGAAATACCTCGAATGA
- a CDS encoding VOC family protein, with product MPAAALCLDHLVLTVADVDRACAFSTRVMGMRRIKKKGLQPFRCNP from the coding sequence ATGCCCGCTGCCGCACTCTGCCTGGATCATCTGGTGCTGACCGTGGCCGATGTGGATCGCGCCTGCGCGTTTTCTACCCGGGTCATGGGCATGCGCCGCATAAAAAAGAAGGGGTTGCAGCCATTTCGCTGCAACCCCTGA
- a CDS encoding chemotaxis protein CheX: MSAPSVDIHRLLQALTVRTVGFLGEELGIEVTTQSQHLDDVQKLDLKHLTAIMSATDNMKLYLAYSFDESLIIKAFEVYCQELDIAEEERETYVEETAGDIINIIVGNALADMSAQGRVIGLSPPIVITEAKSVMRHRGAKFASASLATAFGGLNIHLIGPGELFDDTLDYVEA; the protein is encoded by the coding sequence ATGAGCGCCCCCTCCGTGGACATCCATCGGCTCTTGCAGGCCCTCACCGTGCGCACGGTGGGTTTTTTGGGCGAGGAGCTGGGCATCGAGGTTACGACCCAGTCCCAGCACCTCGACGACGTGCAAAAACTCGACCTCAAGCATCTGACCGCGATCATGAGCGCCACGGACAACATGAAGCTCTACCTGGCCTATAGCTTCGACGAATCGCTGATCATCAAGGCCTTCGAGGTCTATTGCCAGGAATTGGATATTGCCGAAGAGGAACGCGAGACGTATGTCGAGGAAACCGCCGGGGACATCATCAACATCATCGTGGGCAACGCTTTGGCCGACATGTCGGCCCAGGGCCGGGTCATCGGCCTGTCGCCGCCCATCGTGATCACCGAGGCCAAAAGCGTCATGCGCCACCGGGGGGCCAAGTTCGCCTCGGCCAGCCTGGCGACGGCTTTCGGGGGCCTGAACATCCATCTCATCGGCCCGGGGGAGCTTTTTGACGACACCCTCGACTACGTGGAGGCATAA
- a CDS encoding transporter substrate-binding domain-containing protein: MKTRVALMYVFVVVLWAGLADAQKLNLTPEEQAFVAAHPVVTWSDADRPPLSIMEKGRSDGILHDYYRQMAGLTGMEFRFTPIGDGKDIQPVFDALKKKGIDMVGGSGIIPGQAAFALFSGPLFHVPMGLACLATSQAKSLEELSGRPVAVVRGSLAAEFAREGHPGMDLLVADTPRQAVDMAATGKAAAMLGDMAGLTRTIREMGRDDIRVLSLPEHSFEVYALIREDWPLLASILAKAQAALPPEAMHAMEDDWLRPDVSASGAARLNLTAEERRYIRDNPVFTASNESNWPPFNFNVNGLPQGYSVDYMNMLARMAGLKVRYVIGPEWDEFEHRLQGGTLDVLMNMASTPEREAYTDFTPPYATLVHGIASREGKGPPPTLESLAGRTVAVSKGFFTEKVLAANYPDIRLKALPDALSCLQAVATGETDAAIDSLPVQNYLIRKHFLLNLQTRALVDNRHFPTVNIRFGVSKNKPVLARILAKAMATVGERQMSELRQKWLAADRMDKEYIPLTPSEQEMLSRLGAVRLCVHPNWMPFGRIDEQGNFEGMAADYVRLMAERIGVDLKLVPTKTWEQSLEGLAEGLCDIIPAIPPTDERRRSMSFTRPYLTFPVVAATLTDTMFVPDMASLAGKRIGAVAGQAWIEDALRDYPEVEVVRAPSVEDGLRMLQSGEIFAFVDTLAAISYAIGQGRFADIKIAGKLEGDLSLAVGVSQQNPDLTQVFDMAVASLTENERRDIFSRWISITFEHGFDYELFWKILAGLAVAVAAIVFWNRKLVRLNRAVTLASDNLGRAHAKISTLLDNSGQGFLSFAADGLVEPELSRECDRLFGKPAAGSPIPALLYPADAKAGEVFGHNVRRILAQEDAFKRDLLLTLMPRHFVLGDTQVDAQYRFLEGGRIMLVLTDVTDKCALEAEVERERKRLAMIVAAARDRDDFMSVLADYERFARTRVRGEPPRAPGGPDGPDGTDDVGDMDDGDGGYGLPTLYRHVHTFKGLFLQLEFIHSPQALHRLETALAARLAAGERRWDQARLRAAWEESGCGSALDDDLGIIRAALGEAFFEQARHVPVSVDLVERLEGLAVRLAARAGEIGLTAGDGVLLQEVRRLRERDLRHMLAAYPESARKLAERTGKIVQPFAVEGDAVRVPPKTYAPFVSALVHVFRNAVVHGIEEPEIRLDASKPEAGRLACRVTDLGDRVRIVVEDDGRGIGVQAVQDKAREMGVSATGDTLQDLNLVFERGMTTQKASDVLSGRGVGLFAVREQLTRLGGTVQVVSVPGQGTTFTFTLPKQRPSAEAAA, translated from the coding sequence ATGAAAACACGTGTGGCCTTGATGTACGTCTTTGTTGTCGTCCTGTGGGCCGGTCTGGCCGACGCCCAGAAACTCAATCTCACCCCTGAAGAGCAGGCATTCGTTGCGGCCCACCCCGTCGTCACGTGGTCGGACGCCGACAGGCCGCCGCTCTCCATCATGGAGAAAGGACGCTCCGACGGCATCCTCCATGACTATTACCGGCAGATGGCCGGGCTCACCGGCATGGAGTTCCGTTTCACGCCCATAGGCGACGGAAAAGACATCCAGCCCGTGTTCGACGCCCTGAAAAAAAAGGGCATCGACATGGTCGGCGGCTCGGGCATAATCCCGGGCCAGGCCGCTTTCGCCCTTTTTTCCGGTCCCCTGTTTCATGTCCCCATGGGCCTTGCCTGTCTGGCGACCAGCCAGGCGAAGAGCCTGGAGGAGCTTTCGGGCCGCCCTGTTGCGGTGGTCAGGGGCTCGTTGGCGGCGGAGTTCGCCCGCGAAGGACATCCGGGCATGGACCTGCTCGTTGCGGACACCCCGCGCCAGGCCGTGGACATGGCGGCCACCGGCAAGGCGGCGGCCATGCTCGGCGACATGGCCGGGCTGACCCGGACCATCCGGGAAATGGGCCGCGACGACATCCGCGTCTTGAGCCTTCCCGAGCACAGCTTCGAGGTCTATGCCCTGATCCGCGAGGATTGGCCCCTTTTGGCCTCCATCCTGGCCAAGGCCCAGGCCGCCCTGCCGCCTGAGGCCATGCACGCCATGGAAGACGACTGGCTGCGCCCCGACGTTTCCGCATCCGGCGCGGCGCGCCTGAACCTCACGGCCGAGGAGCGGCGCTACATCAGGGACAATCCCGTGTTCACCGCCTCCAACGAATCCAACTGGCCGCCTTTCAACTTCAACGTCAACGGCCTGCCCCAGGGCTATTCCGTGGACTACATGAACATGCTGGCCAGGATGGCCGGGCTCAAGGTCAGGTATGTGATCGGGCCGGAATGGGACGAGTTCGAGCACCGGCTGCAAGGCGGAACCCTGGACGTCCTCATGAACATGGCCTCGACTCCGGAGCGCGAGGCCTATACGGATTTTACGCCCCCTTACGCCACCCTGGTCCACGGCATCGCCTCGCGGGAGGGCAAGGGGCCCCCGCCGACCCTGGAGAGTCTGGCGGGACGCACCGTGGCCGTCTCCAAGGGGTTTTTCACGGAGAAAGTGCTTGCGGCCAACTACCCGGACATCAGGCTCAAGGCCCTGCCGGACGCCCTCAGCTGCCTGCAGGCGGTGGCCACGGGCGAGACCGATGCGGCCATCGACAGCCTTCCGGTACAAAACTACCTGATCCGCAAACATTTCCTGCTCAATTTGCAGACCCGGGCCCTGGTGGACAACAGGCATTTCCCCACCGTCAACATCCGGTTCGGCGTAAGCAAAAACAAGCCTGTCCTGGCCCGCATCCTGGCCAAGGCCATGGCCACGGTGGGCGAACGGCAGATGTCGGAGCTTAGGCAAAAGTGGCTTGCCGCTGACCGGATGGACAAGGAATACATCCCCCTGACCCCGTCGGAGCAGGAGATGCTCTCCCGGCTGGGCGCGGTGCGCCTGTGCGTGCATCCCAACTGGATGCCGTTTGGCCGCATCGACGAACAGGGGAACTTCGAGGGCATGGCCGCCGACTACGTCCGCCTGATGGCCGAGCGCATCGGCGTGGACCTGAAGCTGGTTCCCACGAAGACCTGGGAGCAGAGCCTGGAGGGCCTGGCCGAGGGCCTGTGCGACATCATCCCGGCTATCCCCCCCACGGACGAACGCAGGCGGTCCATGTCGTTCACCCGTCCCTACCTGACCTTTCCCGTGGTGGCGGCCACCCTGACCGACACCATGTTCGTGCCCGACATGGCCTCCCTGGCCGGGAAACGCATCGGCGCGGTCGCCGGGCAGGCCTGGATCGAGGACGCCCTGCGCGACTATCCCGAGGTGGAGGTGGTCAGGGCGCCAAGCGTGGAGGACGGGCTGCGGATGCTCCAAAGCGGGGAGATATTCGCCTTTGTGGATACTCTGGCCGCCATCAGCTACGCCATCGGCCAAGGCCGTTTCGCCGACATCAAGATCGCGGGCAAGCTGGAGGGCGACCTGTCCCTGGCGGTCGGCGTCAGCCAGCAAAATCCCGACCTGACCCAGGTCTTCGACATGGCCGTGGCCTCGCTGACCGAGAACGAGCGCCGCGACATCTTTTCGCGTTGGATATCCATCACCTTCGAGCACGGGTTCGACTACGAATTGTTTTGGAAGATCCTGGCCGGGCTGGCCGTGGCCGTGGCGGCCATCGTCTTTTGGAACCGCAAGCTCGTGCGCCTGAACCGGGCCGTGACCCTGGCCAGCGACAATCTGGGCCGGGCCCATGCCAAGATATCCACCCTGCTCGACAACTCCGGCCAGGGATTTCTCTCCTTTGCCGCCGACGGACTGGTCGAGCCGGAGCTGTCCAGGGAATGCGACCGACTGTTCGGCAAACCGGCCGCCGGGTCGCCCATCCCGGCCCTTCTGTATCCTGCCGACGCCAAGGCCGGGGAGGTCTTCGGGCACAACGTCAGGCGCATCCTGGCCCAGGAGGACGCCTTCAAGCGCGATCTGCTCCTGACGCTCATGCCCAGGCATTTCGTCCTGGGCGACACCCAGGTGGACGCGCAATACCGGTTTCTGGAGGGCGGGCGGATCATGCTCGTGCTCACGGACGTGACCGACAAGTGCGCCCTGGAGGCCGAGGTGGAGCGGGAGCGCAAACGCCTGGCCATGATCGTGGCGGCGGCGCGCGACAGGGACGACTTCATGAGCGTTTTGGCCGACTACGAACGTTTCGCCCGGACCAGGGTGCGCGGCGAGCCCCCCCGAGCCCCCGGCGGCCCAGACGGCCCGGACGGCACGGACGATGTGGGCGATATGGACGACGGGGACGGCGGCTATGGCCTGCCGACCCTCTATCGCCACGTCCACACCTTCAAGGGGCTTTTTCTGCAACTGGAGTTCATCCATTCCCCGCAGGCCCTGCATCGGCTGGAAACCGCCCTGGCCGCGCGGCTGGCCGCAGGGGAGCGGCGGTGGGATCAGGCCCGGCTTAGGGCCGCCTGGGAGGAAAGCGGCTGCGGATCGGCCCTGGACGACGACCTGGGGATCATCCGGGCGGCCCTGGGGGAGGCGTTTTTCGAACAGGCCCGCCATGTCCCGGTTTCCGTGGACCTGGTGGAACGCCTGGAGGGGCTGGCCGTCCGACTGGCGGCCCGGGCCGGGGAGATCGGGCTCACGGCCGGGGATGGCGTCCTTTTGCAGGAGGTGCGCCGTCTGCGGGAGCGCGATCTGCGCCACATGCTGGCGGCGTATCCCGAATCGGCCCGCAAACTGGCCGAACGCACGGGCAAGATCGTGCAGCCCTTTGCGGTGGAAGGCGATGCCGTCCGGGTGCCGCCCAAGACGTATGCCCCGTTTGTCTCCGCGCTGGTGCACGTCTTTCGCAACGCCGTGGTCCACGGCATCGAGGAGCCGGAGATCCGCCTGGACGCAAGCAAGCCCGAGGCCGGGCGTCTGGCCTGCCGGGTGACGGATCTGGGCGACAGGGTGCGGATCGTGGTGGAGGACGACGGCCGGGGCATTGGCGTCCAGGCCGTGCAGGACAAGGCCAGGGAGATGGGCGTCAGCGCCACGGGGGATACGCTCCAGGATCTGAACCTTGTGTTTGAACGCGGCATGACCACGCAAAAGGCCTCCGATGTCCTCTCCGGCAGGGGGGTCGGCCTGTTCGCCGTCAGGGAGCAGCTGACACGCCTGGGGGGGACGGTCCAGGTCGTCTCGGTCCCGGGCCAGGGGACGACATTCACCTTCACGCTGCCCAAACAGCGTCCTTCCGCTGAGGCGGCGGCATAG